The following proteins are co-located in the Malus sylvestris chromosome 13, drMalSylv7.2, whole genome shotgun sequence genome:
- the LOC126597250 gene encoding aldehyde oxidase GLOX-like, whose translation MASVFKNLSFSSSIIPYFVPIFFSCFFIVSHSEYLSNTTSFPSITTKNTNVSDGGEWVLLHKSIGVSAMHMQLLINDRVIIFDRTDMGPSNLSLPDGTVCRQYIAHNRTVNDCTAHSLLYDLATDTFLPLFVASEFWCSSGALEPNGTLVQTGGYGDIGIRKIRTFSPCNDGSCQWIELPEKLSDNRWYASNQILPDGRVIVVGGRRAFSYEFYPKKNDKWFYFRFLAETNDQGEENNLYPFLHLLPDGNLFIFANNRSILFDYNNNRIVKELPGMPVAVKRNYPSTGSSVLLPLKMNGILSELGLPQVEILICGGAPPGAFHKAKYENVHVFASNSCGRIKLSDPDPKWVMEEMPMPRVMSDMLLLPTGDVLIINGASNGTAGWENAENPVFNPVLYRTYESDPERRFVVLKPAGIPRMYHSSAVLVPDGRVLVGGSNPHEMYNFRRAFPTDLSLEAFHPPYLAPLFASLRPSILTVETRDDTVSYGQEFSVTFVLSEYRTDPGITVALVTPSFTTHSFAMNQRMVVLDVARLVRLSTSAYKITAYGPPKNTVAPPGYYLLFLVHAGTPSHGVWVRVQ comes from the coding sequence ATGGCCTCCGTTTTCAAGAAcctttctttctcctcctccatTATCCCCTACTTCGTCCCCATCTTCTTCTCCTGCTTCTTCATCGTCTCCCATTCCGAATACTTGTCCAATACCACGTCGTTTCCCTCCATTACGACAAAAAATACTAATGTATCAGACGGCGGCGAGTGGGTTCTTTTGCACAAGAGCATCGGCGTCTCGGCCATGCACATGCAGCTACTCATAAACGACAGAGTCATCATCTTTGACCGGACCGATATGGGCCCTTCCAACCTCTCCCTCCCCGACGGCACCGTCTGCCGTCAGTACATCGCTCACAACAGGACCGTAAACGACTGCACCGCCCACTCCCTCCTCTACGACCTCGCCACCGATACATTCCTCCCCCTCTTCGTCGCCTCCGAGTTCTGGTGCTCCTCCGGCGCCCTCGAACCCAACGGCACCCTCGTCCAGACCGGCGGATACGGGGACATCGGCATCCGAAAAATCCGTACTTTCTCACCCTGCAACGACGGCAGCTGTCAGTGGATCGAGCTCCCGGAAAAACTCTCCGACAACCGATGGTACGCCTCCAACCAGATTCTCCCCGACGGACGTGTCATCGTCGTCGGGGGAAGAAGAGCCTTCTCCTACGAGTTCTACCCCAAGAAGAACGACAAGTGGTTTTACTTCCGGTTCTTGGCGGAGACCAACGACCAGGGGGAGGAGAACAATCTTTACCCGTTCTTGCACCTCCTGCCGGACGGCAACCTCTTCATCTTTGCAAACAACCGGTCAATCTTGTTTGACTACAATAACAACCGGATCGTGAAGGAGCTCCCGGGTATGCCTGTCGCCGTCAAGCGGAACTACCCCAGCACCGGGTCCTCTGTCCTCCTCCCGCTCAAAATGAACGGGATTTTATCCGAGTTGGGTCTTCCTCAAGTTGAAATCTTGATATGCGGCGGGGCACCACCCGGCGCCTTTCACAAGGCgaaatatgaaaatgtacacGTCTTCGCCTCCAACAGCTGCGGCCGGATCAAATTGTCCGACCCCGATCCTAAATGGGTCATGGAGGAAATGCCCATGCCACGTGTCATGTCCGATATGCTACTCTTGCCCACGGGCGACGTCCTCATAATCAACGGCGCGTCGAACGGGACGGCGGGCTGGGAGAACGCGGAAAATCCAGTTTTCAACCCGGTCTTGTACCGAACCTACGAATCCGACCCGGAACGGAGATTCGTGGTGCTGAAGCCAGCCGGCATTCCAAGAATGTACCACTCATCCGCTGTTCTTGTGCCAGATGGCAGAGTATTGGTGGGCGGGAGCAACCCGCACGAGATGTACAACTTCAGGAGAGCTTTCCCCACCGATCTCAGCCTGGAGGCTTTCCACCCGCCGTACCTGGCCCCACTCTTCGCTTCCCTGCGGCCGTCGATCCTGACCGTCGAAACGAGGGACGATACCGTATCGTACGGCCAGGAGTTTTCTGTTACTTTTGTTTTATCCGAGTACCGGACCGATCCCGGGATTACGGTGGCGCTCGTAACGCCGTCGTTTACGACGCACTCGTTCGCAATGAATCAGAGGATGGTGGTCTTGGACGTGGCGCGCCTGGTGCGCCTGTCGACGTCTGCTTACAAGATTACGGCGTATGGCCCACCGAAGAACACAGTGGCCCCACCTGGATACTACTTGCTATTTCTTGTCCACGCTGGCACCCCCAGCCACGGTGTCTGGGTCCGAGTGCAGTGA